The Pyrodictium delaneyi genome contains a region encoding:
- the rrp4 gene encoding exosome complex RNA-binding protein Rrp4, which yields MARIYVSPRSIVLPGDILAEGNDIVVDSPFIERKGNQYYATITGLASIQQLDDGKYKISIIPLEGAYIPKPGDIVIGLVKDIGLTHWEVDIASPYKGILTVQEVLDRPFNPAVDSLKKYLDVGDYIVAKVVAFDRARDPLLSIKGKGLGRIVEGSIVEIKPSRVPRVIGKKGSMVNMIMQETGCEIVVGQNGRILVRCPNKDLEEVVILSIKKIEAEAHTTGLTERVREFIRREKTRRGV from the coding sequence TTGGCGCGGATATACGTCTCGCCTAGATCCATCGTTTTACCTGGAGATATACTGGCTGAGGGCAACGATATAGTAGTAGATTCGCCTTTCATCGAGCGCAAAGGCAACCAGTACTATGCTACTATAACCGGGCTAGCCAGCATTCAACAACTCGATGACGGCAAGTACAAGATCAGTATAATTCCTCTTGAAGGTGCGTACATACCAAAGCCGGGCGACATAGTAATAGGGCTAGTGAAGGACATTGGTTTAACCCATTGGGAAGTAGACATAGCCTCACCCTACAAGGGGATACTCACCGTACAAGAGGTTCTCGACCGTCCATTTAACCCGGCGGTAGACAGTCTCAAGAAGTACCTAGACGTTGGCGACTACATAGTGGCCAAAGTTGTGGCATTTGACCGGGCACGGGACCCGCTTCTCTCGATAAAGGGTAAGGGACTGGGCAGGATAGTCGAGGGCTCCATTGTGGAGATAAAGCCTAGTCGTGTTCCCCGCGTCATAGGTAAGAAGGGGTCTATGGTAAACATGATTATGCAGGAGACCGGCTGCGAGATAGTTGTTGGTCAGAATGGACGTATACTGGTACGCTGTCCGAATAAGGACCTAGAAGAGGTGGTTATCCTCTCGATAAAGAAGATCGAAGCTGAGGCTCACACGACCGGTCTTACTGAGAGGGTGCGCGAGTTTATACGTAGAGAGAAGACCCG
- a CDS encoding HesA/MoeB/ThiF family protein has product MSGCSSAEVIELTPSELLRYERQLLLFGVEGQKKLKKTSVMIAGVGGLGSFEALYLTALGVGKLVLVDGDTVEDSNLNRQILHWTDDIGKPKPISAAEKLRRLNPNVEIVPVTERITRDNVDDLVKQVDIVIDGLDNWEARFILDEAAYRAGKPYIHAGIYGFEGQVVVIVPGETPCLRCLLPPSLKSPSKIPAVGPIVALVGSIAVTELMKLVTGMGEVNKGKMIVVDAYTMDMMKIELRPRKDCKCG; this is encoded by the coding sequence ATGAGCGGCTGCTCGTCCGCGGAGGTCATAGAGCTTACCCCTAGTGAGCTGTTGCGCTACGAGCGTCAGCTCCTCCTCTTCGGGGTTGAGGGGCAGAAGAAGCTGAAGAAAACTAGCGTCATGATTGCAGGAGTAGGTGGGCTCGGCTCATTTGAGGCACTATACCTCACAGCTCTAGGTGTCGGTAAGCTCGTGTTAGTAGATGGCGATACTGTTGAGGACTCCAACCTAAACCGCCAGATTCTCCACTGGACCGACGACATAGGTAAGCCGAAGCCTATCTCTGCTGCTGAAAAACTTCGACGCCTAAACCCCAACGTCGAGATAGTTCCGGTGACTGAAAGGATAACACGAGACAATGTCGATGATCTAGTCAAGCAAGTCGATATAGTGATTGATGGGCTAGACAACTGGGAGGCAAGGTTCATACTGGATGAAGCAGCGTATAGAGCTGGTAAGCCCTACATACATGCAGGAATATACGGGTTTGAGGGCCAGGTAGTGGTGATAGTACCTGGCGAGACACCTTGCCTTCGTTGTCTCCTCCCACCGTCGCTAAAGTCTCCCTCAAAGATACCAGCTGTAGGCCCTATAGTGGCCCTGGTTGGCTCGATCGCTGTCACGGAGCTTATGAAGCTAGTAACGGGTATGGGGGAGGTAAACAAAGGGAAAATGATAGTTGTTGATGCTTATACGATGGATATGATGAAGATCGAGCTTAGGCCACGTAAGGATTGCAAGTGTGGCTGA
- the psmA gene encoding archaeal proteasome endopeptidase complex subunit alpha, with the protein MSFPAPPAMMGYDRSTSMFSPDGRLFQVEYAMEAAKRGWTMVGVRAVDGVVIVAEKRKTSPLIDIGQLEKVYMVDEHIGAGFVGFGSDGRILIDYARLLAVQYRFVYGEQIPVEYLTRQICDLMQVYTQHGGVRPFGVTLMIAGVDDTGPKLYVAEPSGQYISYKAHGLGQGGGQAIEVLQREYRDDMTLDDAILLGMKAVASVMEGRPTVETLEVGVVDTATQRFRKLSKEELQKFLEKLGV; encoded by the coding sequence GTGTCGTTCCCCGCACCACCAGCGATGATGGGGTATGACCGGTCTACATCGATGTTCTCGCCGGATGGCCGTCTCTTCCAAGTAGAGTATGCCATGGAGGCTGCCAAGCGCGGCTGGACAATGGTTGGTGTCCGTGCTGTAGATGGCGTAGTGATTGTGGCTGAGAAGAGGAAGACAAGCCCTCTGATAGACATAGGTCAGCTAGAGAAGGTTTACATGGTTGACGAACACATAGGTGCAGGCTTCGTCGGCTTCGGCAGTGATGGACGCATACTGATAGATTACGCCAGGCTCTTGGCGGTACAATACCGGTTCGTCTATGGTGAGCAGATACCCGTAGAGTATCTCACTCGCCAGATCTGCGACTTAATGCAGGTGTATACACAGCATGGTGGTGTCCGCCCCTTCGGTGTAACGCTAATGATTGCTGGTGTCGACGATACAGGGCCTAAGCTCTATGTTGCTGAGCCGAGTGGCCAGTACATAAGCTACAAGGCTCATGGCTTGGGTCAGGGCGGTGGCCAAGCCATTGAGGTATTACAGAGAGAGTATCGCGACGACATGACGCTAGATGATGCAATATTGCTTGGCATGAAGGCGGTAGCCTCTGTGATGGAGGGCAGGCCTACTGTTGAAACCTTAGAAGTAGGGGTAGTTGACACAGCAACACAGAGATTCCGGAAACTGTCTAAAGAGGAGCTGCAGAAGTTCCTAGAAAAACTCGGTGTCTAG
- a CDS encoding creatininase family protein — MWNTRLELLDKTARVRLVIQPIASIENHGVLPLGADLLIADCVMKNIRLPRGVVVAPTIPYSTAIEHQEPRVSVNPQMFIQYLVEVGSSLLSIADTLLFAVFHGGAYHATYLAARILRSMGNNVVLFNFWDTVTKAIGLKDVLVHADCIEASILLACGYDKGIRETEQVDPDCTRIAPHYQPWVSLDVPDLYPRDSVPASRTLGEKLLQAASAQLRELVESILEQLEASSR; from the coding sequence GTGTGGAATACGAGGCTTGAACTATTAGACAAAACAGCACGTGTAAGGCTAGTTATTCAGCCGATAGCCTCTATTGAGAACCACGGCGTTCTTCCTCTAGGGGCTGACCTACTGATAGCTGACTGCGTCATGAAGAATATTCGGCTTCCTCGGGGCGTAGTTGTTGCCCCAACTATACCATATTCCACGGCGATCGAGCACCAGGAGCCGCGGGTCTCAGTTAACCCACAAATGTTTATACAATACCTAGTAGAGGTTGGCTCATCTCTCCTATCCATTGCCGACACATTGTTATTTGCCGTCTTCCATGGCGGAGCCTACCACGCAACATACCTGGCTGCAAGGATTCTACGCTCAATGGGTAACAATGTAGTCCTTTTCAACTTCTGGGACACAGTTACAAAGGCTATAGGATTGAAGGATGTCTTAGTTCATGCAGACTGCATTGAAGCCAGCATACTTCTTGCATGCGGCTATGATAAAGGTATCCGCGAGACAGAACAGGTAGATCCAGACTGCACACGTATTGCACCGCACTACCAGCCCTGGGTCTCCCTAGACGTGCCCGACCTCTATCCGCGAGATAGCGTTCCCGCTTCGAGAACGCTCGGTGAGAAACTTCTGCAAGCAGCTAGCGCGCAGCTAAGAGAGCTTGTAGAGTCGATCTTGGAGCAGCTGGAAGCCTCTTCACGATAG
- a CDS encoding Rpp14/Pop5 family protein, translated as MQLDTAILAVLAVGFAGYVALSVHGQRMLEKRVALLERRLDSLAKEMGSILKAASYALQSSDAEKFLEKLRRRRRRRYIAFIIVYEGEQPPSPQEVERAIIRAAERLTGQLTVALARLQLVYYDPERAAGILRVSHDTKYLVLAALGLVRRIGDSRAVIIPVRTTGTIKRAKRALAIARRRLP; from the coding sequence TTGCAGCTAGACACGGCTATACTGGCGGTTCTAGCCGTCGGCTTTGCTGGTTACGTAGCCTTGAGCGTCCATGGTCAGAGAATGCTTGAGAAGCGCGTAGCACTCCTAGAGAGGCGATTAGATAGCTTAGCCAAGGAAATGGGTAGTATCCTAAAAGCGGCAAGCTATGCTCTCCAGAGCAGTGATGCGGAGAAGTTTCTGGAGAAGCTGCGTAGACGTAGACGACGCCGCTACATAGCATTCATAATAGTCTATGAAGGTGAACAGCCTCCATCGCCCCAGGAAGTAGAGCGGGCAATAATCCGGGCGGCTGAGAGGCTAACTGGCCAGCTAACGGTAGCACTGGCCCGTCTACAGCTAGTATACTATGACCCTGAAAGGGCTGCGGGTATACTACGTGTATCCCACGACACTAAGTACCTCGTACTTGCAGCTTTAGGACTAGTACGGCGTATCGGTGATAGCCGTGCAGTGATAATCCCGGTACGGACGACTGGCACTATAAAGAGGGCTAAGCGTGCACTAGCCATCGCTAGGCGGAGACTACCTTGA
- a CDS encoding GTP cyclohydrolase IIa has product MVLLAGVIVLIGYREWTEEIGYDREWIIQKRQSAIYLAAMDAAAASGGYIVPFSHDIMVAVLNGVPRENIEEIYRVVSRESPVPVAMRVVATNRPGWDRVPIEPGITIDDYDDGGVAALHIDLDMVSNERRRKGFLQPFAEVMRLYIRLVEDALPRGYIPSYLGGDNIILFAPEENIDDALGLVMEAIGDGRYKVGIGVDDNPRAALARAAHALSVIRSARSCRVYVDKRGEETVTCR; this is encoded by the coding sequence GTGGTGCTGCTGGCGGGCGTTATAGTACTCATAGGGTACCGTGAGTGGACAGAGGAGATAGGTTACGATAGAGAGTGGATAATCCAGAAGCGGCAGTCAGCAATATACCTTGCAGCGATGGATGCTGCTGCAGCTAGTGGAGGATACATAGTCCCGTTCAGCCACGACATAATGGTAGCAGTGTTGAACGGTGTACCGAGAGAAAACATCGAAGAGATATACAGGGTTGTGAGTCGTGAATCCCCTGTACCGGTCGCAATGAGAGTAGTTGCGACAAATCGTCCGGGCTGGGACAGAGTACCCATAGAACCAGGTATAACAATAGACGACTACGACGATGGTGGTGTGGCGGCACTCCACATAGATCTAGACATGGTTAGCAACGAGAGGCGACGAAAGGGCTTTCTCCAGCCTTTTGCCGAGGTAATGAGGCTCTATATCAGACTTGTAGAGGATGCTCTCCCAAGAGGCTATATACCAAGCTATCTTGGAGGCGACAACATTATACTATTTGCTCCAGAGGAGAACATAGATGATGCCTTAGGGTTGGTCATGGAGGCAATAGGTGACGGGAGATATAAGGTAGGTATAGGCGTGGACGATAATCCGCGTGCTGCGCTAGCGCGCGCAGCTCACGCGCTATCCGTTATAAGGAGTGCTAGGAGTTGTCGAGTGTATGTGGACAAACGTGGAGAAGAAACTGTAACTTGCCGATAG
- a CDS encoding tRNA sulfurtransferase: MEKVVLASISGEIVLKSDRTRPRFERRLVNNIIDAFRREDVECNRVWIEAARLYVSNCKDEESVEKAVKVLSRVFGIHGVAVAHLVEYSDLNDLAERVKEIAGEWVRDKRFAVRARRSGVEPFTSLDAARVIGAALYPLSQGVDLENPEVEVFVEIRGNKACIHRGMSRGPDGLPIGVEGRAIVLFSGGLDSPAAAWMAAKRGIEVDLVHYVLASPLSIIDALRVGRKLARFWLYGYRPKLYVFDFRPVTAAIAGMVENSYAQIVLRLAMYVVAEKFALAEGYDAIYTGESVGQVSSQTLKNLYALTRARPLNVPLIRPLAGFDKEEIVSLTRRIGVYEEAAKTREYCQLARGLVATRADPDKLLREYEKIEGIVELASTRYIEIPLA; encoded by the coding sequence ATGGAAAAGGTAGTACTGGCGAGCATTTCGGGAGAAATAGTACTCAAGTCGGATCGTACGAGGCCGCGGTTTGAACGACGGCTTGTAAATAACATTATTGACGCGTTTAGACGTGAGGATGTAGAGTGTAACCGTGTATGGATAGAAGCAGCCAGGTTATACGTATCAAACTGTAAGGACGAGGAGTCGGTAGAGAAGGCTGTTAAGGTGTTATCCCGAGTCTTTGGCATTCATGGAGTTGCTGTAGCTCACCTAGTAGAGTATAGTGACTTAAATGATCTAGCAGAGCGTGTGAAAGAGATTGCGGGGGAGTGGGTTCGCGATAAGAGGTTCGCCGTTAGAGCTAGAAGGAGTGGTGTAGAGCCCTTTACAAGCCTTGACGCGGCGCGTGTTATCGGTGCAGCGCTTTACCCTCTCTCCCAGGGCGTAGACCTGGAGAACCCAGAGGTCGAGGTATTCGTCGAGATAAGGGGTAACAAGGCCTGCATACACCGGGGGATGAGCCGGGGCCCTGATGGTCTACCTATAGGCGTCGAGGGTAGAGCTATAGTACTATTCTCTGGTGGTCTTGACTCGCCAGCAGCAGCCTGGATGGCCGCCAAGAGGGGGATTGAAGTAGACTTAGTACACTATGTGCTTGCGTCGCCGCTCTCGATCATAGATGCTCTCCGTGTAGGTAGGAAGCTAGCTAGATTCTGGCTCTACGGCTATCGTCCAAAGCTCTATGTTTTCGACTTCCGTCCGGTTACAGCTGCGATAGCGGGTATGGTCGAGAACAGCTATGCACAGATAGTCCTGAGACTCGCTATGTATGTTGTAGCCGAGAAGTTCGCCCTAGCCGAGGGCTATGACGCTATATACACGGGCGAAAGTGTAGGCCAGGTATCGAGCCAGACACTAAAGAACCTCTATGCGCTAACTAGAGCACGGCCCCTAAACGTCCCCCTGATAAGACCTCTAGCTGGCTTCGATAAGGAAGAGATAGTATCGCTTACAAGGCGCATAGGAGTATACGAGGAGGCTGCCAAGACTAGAGAGTACTGTCAGCTAGCCCGTGGCTTAGTTGCTACACGTGCTGACCCGGATAAACTACTAAGGGAGTACGAGAAGATAGAAGGTATAGTCGAGCTAGCTTCTACTCGATATATTGAGATTCCTCTCGCCTAG
- a CDS encoding helix-turn-helix domain-containing protein, whose amino-acid sequence MPSNIERRVAQALRRLARRRNCVSIAEVAAEARLTPSDVRGALEGLEKKRLVIVSGDRVCYTGGPVDEQSYVIGPELRRVINEVRSRRSIVASVYELERGPLRLLVVARRDGIVFVVLPVSGREPTERLVGLARRLARLARRLAEDGCHDLPAGRGTPRLVVPVLASDYGAPRLVEGIVFRPARSLLALIIGPEPILSDPFARIYECNQQARREESQYIE is encoded by the coding sequence ATGCCGAGCAACATTGAGAGGAGGGTTGCCCAGGCACTTAGGAGGCTAGCGAGGAGGCGAAACTGTGTTTCTATAGCCGAAGTGGCGGCGGAAGCTAGGCTTACACCAAGCGACGTACGTGGAGCACTAGAAGGACTCGAGAAGAAACGGCTTGTGATTGTCTCGGGTGACAGAGTCTGCTACACCGGTGGACCCGTGGATGAGCAGAGCTATGTTATTGGCCCCGAGCTGCGTCGTGTAATAAACGAGGTACGGTCTAGAAGGAGTATAGTAGCCTCCGTCTATGAGCTGGAGCGTGGACCTCTTAGACTCCTTGTGGTTGCAAGGCGAGACGGCATAGTGTTTGTTGTTCTACCGGTGTCGGGTAGAGAACCTACTGAGCGGCTAGTTGGCCTTGCTAGGAGGCTTGCACGTCTAGCTCGCCGTCTGGCTGAGGATGGCTGTCACGATCTCCCCGCTGGCCGCGGCACACCCAGACTGGTCGTACCGGTACTCGCGTCGGACTATGGTGCACCGAGGCTTGTCGAGGGCATAGTCTTTAGGCCCGCGAGAAGCCTCCTAGCTCTGATAATTGGGCCAGAGCCTATACTATCTGACCCGTTTGCACGAATCTACGAGTGTAACCAGCAAGCTAGGCGAGAGGAATCTCAATATATCGAGTAG
- a CDS encoding amidohydrolase family protein: protein MKRQNSREKQYTLNKSMQIEVLVALVGDELRPIYKPCIDIDDEQRVRGIGQGCSPSRRIYSGLVLLPALCNAHLHILDASIAEAGETLPLHELVALPTGLKYKLLSKLDQVELDKRISRVLDSMKRKGILYVGVYAELARRGLELVNNSTARAGISARILGQPLTKSLGAYLQLLGEAGGVGLDTVFDLSPEEFAELSSYARRFNGHVHVHVSETLELYQSKDYEIVLQAAPTAAIHLTYLDRDEIMELAESGIGLVFCPRSNMYHLGRLPLLSVLPELLDKTVIGIGTDNAAWIPPYVDEEIMFTYMVVHKDGRDKAELLARALLRAASIDCMKLLRLDTVMVDEGAPIARLLVAEIPEIEWSSSSIISIVKRLPAAPRSTLQALLAAR, encoded by the coding sequence TTGAAGAGGCAAAATTCGAGGGAGAAACAGTATACATTGAATAAGAGTATGCAAATAGAAGTCCTTGTTGCCCTCGTGGGTGATGAGCTGCGACCAATTTACAAGCCATGCATAGACATTGATGATGAGCAACGAGTAAGGGGTATAGGTCAAGGGTGCAGCCCGTCTAGGAGGATATATTCAGGGCTAGTGCTCCTCCCAGCTCTTTGTAACGCTCATTTACATATTCTCGACGCTTCCATAGCGGAAGCGGGGGAGACCCTCCCTCTCCATGAGCTTGTGGCACTGCCTACAGGGCTAAAGTACAAACTACTCTCGAAGCTAGACCAAGTAGAGCTAGATAAAAGGATTAGCCGTGTGCTCGACTCCATGAAGAGAAAGGGTATACTCTATGTCGGGGTATACGCAGAGCTAGCTAGAAGAGGTTTAGAGCTAGTAAACAATAGTACAGCCCGAGCCGGAATAAGCGCAAGGATACTAGGTCAGCCCCTCACGAAGAGTCTTGGCGCATACCTACAACTACTAGGCGAAGCTGGTGGTGTAGGTCTCGATACTGTATTCGACCTGAGCCCAGAGGAGTTCGCCGAACTGTCATCCTATGCTAGGCGGTTCAATGGACATGTACACGTGCATGTATCCGAGACACTAGAGCTGTATCAGTCTAAAGATTATGAGATAGTACTCCAGGCAGCTCCTACGGCAGCTATACACCTAACCTACCTCGATAGAGACGAGATCATGGAGTTAGCGGAGTCGGGTATAGGGCTAGTATTCTGTCCTAGATCCAACATGTATCATCTCGGAAGGCTTCCCCTGCTTAGCGTGCTCCCAGAGCTCCTTGACAAAACCGTGATTGGTATAGGCACTGATAACGCGGCATGGATACCGCCGTACGTCGACGAGGAGATAATGTTTACGTATATGGTTGTACATAAGGATGGCCGAGATAAAGCCGAACTCCTAGCCAGAGCATTACTTCGTGCAGCATCTATTGACTGTATGAAGCTGCTGCGCCTAGACACAGTTATGGTTGATGAAGGCGCGCCGATAGCCAGGTTGTTGGTGGCAGAGATACCGGAAATAGAGTGGAGCAGTTCATCCATAATATCTATCGTGAAGAGGCTTCCAGCTGCTCCAAGATCGACTCTACAAGCTCTCTTAGCTGCGCGCTAG
- a CDS encoding ribosome assembly factor SBDS, with amino-acid sequence MPRKSKGEHEPVVARLEVAGKRFEVLVNPDLAFEFKQGKDVNLEDLVISDAIYTDLRRGLRASPELLRRVFGTDDVVKIAAEIVRRGELQLTAEQRRKLIEAKRRQLINYIAKNAIDPKTKLPIPPARIEAAMEQAGVGVDPFKSVEEQAPQIVRAISRIIPIKIAKALLRIVVPAQYSGRVAGALSKLGEVKHMDWRSDGSLVAELEIPAGLQQEVMDKLNKLTRGNVDVKVVSVV; translated from the coding sequence ATGCCGCGCAAGAGTAAGGGCGAGCACGAGCCAGTAGTGGCTAGACTCGAGGTCGCTGGTAAGAGATTTGAGGTCCTCGTAAATCCTGATCTTGCTTTTGAATTTAAGCAGGGGAAGGATGTAAACCTGGAAGACCTAGTCATAAGTGACGCTATATACACTGATCTTCGGCGGGGCCTTCGCGCATCCCCTGAGCTTCTCCGTCGTGTATTCGGTACAGATGATGTAGTGAAAATTGCTGCAGAAATAGTTCGTCGTGGCGAGCTGCAACTTACAGCAGAGCAACGCAGGAAGCTTATCGAGGCTAAGCGCCGCCAGCTTATAAACTATATAGCCAAGAACGCTATCGATCCGAAGACTAAGCTTCCCATACCGCCTGCCCGGATAGAAGCGGCTATGGAGCAGGCAGGCGTAGGAGTAGACCCATTTAAGAGCGTTGAAGAGCAAGCCCCACAGATAGTCCGTGCTATAAGCCGCATAATCCCTATAAAGATTGCAAAGGCTCTCCTCCGTATAGTTGTGCCTGCACAGTATTCGGGCCGCGTAGCTGGGGCCCTCTCTAAGCTTGGAGAAGTAAAACATATGGACTGGCGTAGTGATGGCAGCCTCGTGGCCGAGCTAGAGATACCTGCAGGACTCCAACAGGAAGTTATGGATAAGCTCAATAAGCTCACCCGGGGCAATGTTGACGTCAAAGTTGTGAGCGTGGTGTAG
- the ribH gene encoding 6,7-dimethyl-8-ribityllumazine synthase: MAAGEGIRLAIVVSEFNHDVTYLMLQRALSHAKFLGATVTYVVRAPGAYDIPLLVEKLLRKDDVDAVVALGAIITGATKHDEVIAHQVARKLVDLAEKYGKPVTLGISGPGMNRMQALERVDDYARRSVEAAVKLVRRLRAIEEAKFEGETVYIE, encoded by the coding sequence GTGGCTGCAGGTGAAGGTATTCGGCTTGCAATAGTCGTATCCGAGTTCAACCATGATGTCACTTATCTCATGTTGCAGCGTGCTCTAAGCCATGCAAAATTTCTTGGTGCTACAGTCACGTATGTGGTAAGGGCGCCAGGCGCATACGACATACCGTTACTCGTGGAGAAGCTGTTGCGCAAGGATGACGTGGATGCGGTGGTGGCTCTCGGGGCAATCATAACTGGTGCTACTAAGCACGACGAAGTGATAGCGCACCAGGTCGCAAGGAAACTAGTAGACCTAGCCGAGAAGTACGGTAAACCAGTAACCCTTGGAATATCAGGGCCGGGGATGAACCGTATGCAGGCGCTAGAGCGCGTAGATGACTATGCACGTAGATCAGTTGAGGCAGCTGTTAAGCTAGTGAGGAGGCTCCGGGCTATTGAAGAGGCAAAATTCGAGGGAGAAACAGTATACATTGAATAA
- a CDS encoding dihydrofolate reductase family protein produces the protein MTRSLTRPYTIIFSTATLDGRIASSTRYSLLSCNYDFARLRLLRGAAEAVMVGASTVLIDNPSLRKRLNPRSDKYYRVVVDGRLRLHDELRLVSEPGPPVIVFTAVRDSEKIKRLEAKGVRVHVVGENGVVDLAKAMEILVMEYDVRRLLIEGGGILNYNMLKAGLVDEIRVTYTPYVFAAGRNVFDDPQAEGFPTTSLSPRLRLLCLEKCPCGNCVHVAYRVESTCCPPAAEPYIEPCLSGKIADLVKDAPGGNS, from the coding sequence TTGACTAGGTCGTTGACGCGGCCGTACACGATAATATTCTCTACTGCTACGCTTGACGGGAGGATAGCATCATCTACACGGTATAGCTTGTTAAGCTGTAACTATGACTTTGCCAGGCTTCGGCTGCTGAGAGGCGCAGCCGAGGCAGTAATGGTTGGCGCCTCTACGGTCCTAATAGACAATCCCTCGCTCCGGAAAAGGCTAAACCCTCGCAGCGACAAGTACTACCGTGTAGTAGTCGATGGCAGACTGCGGCTACACGATGAGCTACGCCTAGTAAGTGAACCTGGTCCCCCTGTCATAGTATTCACGGCTGTACGTGATAGCGAGAAGATTAAGCGTCTAGAGGCTAAGGGGGTTCGCGTCCACGTAGTCGGCGAGAATGGCGTAGTAGACCTTGCTAAAGCGATGGAGATACTAGTCATGGAGTATGATGTACGCCGGCTGCTCATTGAGGGTGGTGGTATACTAAACTATAACATGCTCAAAGCCGGGCTCGTAGACGAAATACGGGTAACATACACTCCATACGTCTTTGCGGCTGGGAGGAATGTGTTCGACGACCCTCAGGCGGAGGGGTTCCCTACAACCAGCCTATCTCCGCGGCTAAGGCTCTTATGCCTTGAGAAGTGTCCTTGTGGCAATTGTGTACACGTAGCTTATCGTGTAGAGTCAACGTGTTGTCCTCCTGCTGCTGAGCCTTACATAGAGCCGTGTCTCTCCGGGAAAATAGCAGATCTAGTGAAAGATGCTCCGGGAGGGAATAGCTAG
- a CDS encoding 3,4-dihydroxy-2-butanone-4-phosphate synthase — protein sequence MSNQLEKAIEAFRRGIPVLIYDEAGRENEIDYVIHASMVTTERIYEMRTLAGGLICYAMPQPAGRIVGLRYGYEIISTIPELAPLASKTLGYGDKPAFSLWVNSIRVKTGIRDSDRATTIRELDKVLTMIIHGNTREARNYFQSNFVAPGHVPILLGRRLNERKGHTELSLHLAILAGMTPSTVIVEMLSKGDALSIEDARRVSREKGYPLIEGNEIIDRVEKLGEDLYCRYNLC from the coding sequence TTGAGCAACCAACTAGAAAAAGCCATAGAGGCGTTTCGCAGAGGAATACCTGTCCTCATATACGATGAAGCTGGCCGCGAGAACGAGATAGACTATGTTATCCATGCATCCATGGTTACTACTGAACGTATCTACGAAATGCGTACACTCGCGGGAGGACTCATATGCTATGCAATGCCCCAGCCGGCTGGAAGGATCGTAGGGCTAAGGTATGGATACGAGATAATCTCAACAATACCCGAGCTAGCCCCGCTTGCTAGTAAGACACTCGGCTACGGCGACAAACCGGCGTTCTCTCTTTGGGTTAATAGCATACGGGTAAAAACCGGGATAAGAGACTCAGATCGCGCCACTACTATACGCGAACTTGACAAGGTACTAACAATGATAATACACGGCAACACTCGAGAAGCACGTAACTACTTCCAGTCAAACTTTGTAGCACCAGGGCACGTGCCCATATTACTAGGTCGTCGGCTTAACGAGAGGAAAGGGCATACGGAACTCTCCCTCCATCTCGCAATACTAGCTGGAATGACGCCTTCAACAGTCATCGTCGAGATGCTCTCGAAGGGAGATGCACTGAGCATTGAGGATGCGAGAAGAGTATCTAGGGAGAAGGGCTACCCTCTGATTGAGGGAAATGAGATAATCGATAGGGTGGAAAAGCTTGGCGAAGATCTGTATTGTAGATACAACCTTTGCTAG
- the ribC gene encoding riboflavin synthase, which produces MAKICIVDTTFARVDMARYAIDTLQTLMPSVQIVRRTVPGIKDVPVEIKKIMKEENCDAGMVLGWIGSSITDKISYAVYSLAIQLVQLELERHIIDVTVHEDEAENEEDLYRIAVDRAKKHAENLYLLLYRPDVLTARAGTGRRQGYPDAGPLRV; this is translated from the coding sequence TTGGCGAAGATCTGTATTGTAGATACAACCTTTGCTAGAGTAGACATGGCTAGATATGCTATAGATACCTTGCAGACACTGATGCCTAGCGTACAAATAGTAAGGCGCACTGTGCCGGGGATAAAGGACGTACCAGTAGAGATAAAGAAGATCATGAAAGAAGAGAATTGTGATGCCGGAATGGTGCTAGGCTGGATAGGTTCATCGATAACTGATAAGATAAGCTATGCAGTCTACAGTCTCGCTATACAGCTCGTACAGCTAGAACTTGAGCGCCACATAATAGATGTAACGGTGCATGAAGACGAGGCAGAGAATGAGGAAGACCTCTATCGGATCGCGGTAGACCGCGCTAAGAAGCATGCAGAGAACCTCTACCTACTCCTATACAGGCCGGACGTGCTAACAGCGCGCGCCGGGACAGGAAGAAGGCAGGGATATCCTGACGCAGGCCCTTTGAGAGTCTAG